A single Candoia aspera isolate rCanAsp1 chromosome 9, rCanAsp1.hap2, whole genome shotgun sequence DNA region contains:
- the REEP4 gene encoding receptor expression-enhancing protein 4 isoform X3: MAARAGSWSAAAAAAAARDGGLGAEPLRAAVAGDALPGLRLLQGREEQGRPGVRWMMYWIVFALFMATETITDIFVSWFPFYYEIKMAFVVWLLSPYTRGASLLYRKFVHPTLCSKEKEIDHFILQAKERGYETLLSFGKKSISVAATAAVQVAAKSQGALAGRLRSFSMQDLRSIPETATIHYSDPLYLEEQELCRRPIGGRLTVQQPGSNSHEDCWSDSELSATPRGCCEDLALPEPLGRSQSLRRVTKKPPAKEGSTRAVRSRFQKKVPEQDSQASRGEARRANP; encoded by the exons ATGGCGGCGCGCGCGGGCAGTtggagcgcggcggcggcggcggcggcggcccgaGATGGTGGTCTGGGCGCTGAGCCGCTCCGTGCA GCTGTTGCTGGGGACGCTCTACCCGGCCTACGCCTCCTACAAGGCCGTGAGGAACAAGGACGTCCGGGA GTGCGGTGGATGATGTACTGGATCGTCTTTGCGCTCTTCATGGCCACCGAGACCATCACAGATATCTTCGTTTCCTG GTTTCCCTTCTACTATGAGATCAAAATGGCCTTTGTGGTGTGGCTCCTGTCTCCTTACACAAGGGGGGCCAGCCTGTTGTACCGCAAGTTCGTGCACCCCACATTGTGCAGCAAAGAAAAG GAGATTGACCACTTCATCCTCCAGGCTAAAGAGCGTGGCTACGAGACTCTCTTGAGTTTTGGGAAGAAGAGCATCAGCGTGGCAGCCACAGCAGCTGTCCAGGTGGCCGCAAAA AGCCAGGGTGCCCTGGCAGGACGTTTACGCAGCTTCAGCATGCAGGACTTGCGTTCCATCCCAGAAACAGCCACAATTCATTATTCAGATCCCCTCTATCTGGAGGAACAGGAGCTGTGCCGGCGACCGATCG GGGGCAGGCTAACGGTGCAGCAGCCAGGCTCCAATAGCCATGAGGACTGCTGGTCAGACTCAGAACTGTCTGCCACTCCGAGAGGCTGCTGTGAGGACCTTGCTCTGCCTGAGCCACTGGGGAGGAGCCAGAGCCTGCGCCGGGTGACCAAGAAGCCACCAGCCAAAGAG GGTTCTACTCGGGCGGTGCGAAGTCGTTTCCAGAAGAAGGTGCCAGAGCAAGACAGCCAGGCCTCCCGGGGAGAGGCAAGGCGGGCAAACCCCTGA
- the SFTPB gene encoding pulmonary surfactant-associated protein B: MWHLLLLSLLSGGLVLTSEVQNECAKGAAYWCNNLMTAIQCGALDHCVQTGWNQATNGSVWNRITNEDMCADCKQLITILTRMAKESTFKKTLQKYLEHECTNLPLQTLIPQCQDLVQDYYARLIATLEKQLDPSIVCAQLGACPADLLGSTDALVLLLTGLERLLPWLQGETRILPSGHTQELPRELLPIPLPLCWLCRTFIGKAESVIPKAAIGKAMSQLCHVLPAALAGMCQCLMEKYTVIIVDIIVSKLGPRLICGMMFMCAAEENCGPESPQGLLPASADGCQMCLMISDHAKASLRANSTRMEVEATLLTACSRAFPHWHQCSHFIDQHQPTLSLLLVKSWDSRTTCQELGACRAEKPFPRTTACAQGPNYWCSSLSTARQCKAVQHCQDHVWL, encoded by the exons ATGTGGCATCTGCTCCTGCTCAGCCTGCTGTCTGGAGGCCTGG TCCTAACCAGTGAGGTCCAGAATGAATGTGCCAAGGGGGCAGCATACTGGTGCAACAACTTAATGACGGCTATCCAGTGTGGTGCTTTGGATCATTGTGTCCAGACCGGATGGAATCAAGCCACCAATGGGAGTGTCTGGAACAGAATCACCAAC GAGGACATGTGTGCAGACTGCAAACAACTTATCACCATCCTTACGCGCATGGCCAAGGAATCAACCTTTAAG AAAACTCTCCAGAAGTATTTGGAGCATGAGTGTACCAATTTGCCACTTCAGACACTTATCCCACAGTGCCAGGACTTGGTACAGGACTACTATGCCCGCTTAATTGCCACTCTGGAAAAACAGCTT GACCCTAGCATTGTCTGTGCCCAGCTGGGTGCCTGTCCCGCTGACCTACTGGGGAGCACGGATGCCTTGGTGCTCCTGCTCACAGGGCTAGAACGGCTCCTTCCATGGCTGCAAGGCGAGACTCGCATCCTGCCCAGTGGCCACACACAG GAGCTCCCCCGGGAACTACTGCCCATCCCTCTGCCTCTCTGCTGGTTGTGCAGGACCTTTATTGGCAAGGCTGAGTCTGTCATCCCCAAG GCTGCTATTGGCAAAGCCATGTCCCAACTCTGCCATGTTCTGCCAGCAGCTCTTGCTGGCATGTGCCAATgtctgatggagaaatatactgtAATCATTGTGGACATCATTGTGAGCAAGCTGGGGCCACGCCTGATATGTGGAATGATGTTCATGTGTGCTGCAGAGGAAAACTGTGGTCCAG AGAGCCCTCAGGGCCTGCTGCCTGCTTCAGCTGACGGATGTCAGATGTGTCTCATGATCAGTGACCACGCGAAGGCTTCTCTAAGAGCAAACAGCACTAGGATGGAAGTTGAGGCCACCTTGCTCACTGCCTGCAGCCGTGCCTTTCCACACTGGCATCAG TGCAGCCACTTCATTGATCAGCACCAGCCAACCCTGTCTCTCCTGCTTGTGAAGTCCTGGGACTCCCGCACCACCTGCCAG GAATTGGGTGCCTGCAGGGCTGAGAAGCCTTTTCCGAGAACCACTGCCTGTGCCCAGGGACCCAACTACTGGTGCTCCAGCCTGAGTACAGCCAGGCAGTGCAAG
- the REEP4 gene encoding receptor expression-enhancing protein 4 isoform X4, whose product MVVWALSRSVQLLLGTLYPAYASYKAVRNKDVREYVRWMMYWIVFALFMATETITDIFVSWFPFYYEIKMAFVVWLLSPYTRGASLLYRKFVHPTLCSKEKEIDHFILQAKERGYETLLSFGKKSISVAATAAVQVAAKSQGALAGRLRSFSMQDLRSIPETATIHYSDPLYLEEQELCRRPIGGRLTVQQPGSNSHEDCWSDSELSATPRGCCEDLALPEPLGRSQSLRRVTKKPPAKEGSTRAVRSRFQKKVPEQDSQASRGEARRANP is encoded by the exons ATGGTGGTCTGGGCGCTGAGCCGCTCCGTGCA GCTGTTGCTGGGGACGCTCTACCCGGCCTACGCCTCCTACAAGGCCGTGAGGAACAAGGACGTCCGGGAGTAC GTGCGGTGGATGATGTACTGGATCGTCTTTGCGCTCTTCATGGCCACCGAGACCATCACAGATATCTTCGTTTCCTG GTTTCCCTTCTACTATGAGATCAAAATGGCCTTTGTGGTGTGGCTCCTGTCTCCTTACACAAGGGGGGCCAGCCTGTTGTACCGCAAGTTCGTGCACCCCACATTGTGCAGCAAAGAAAAG GAGATTGACCACTTCATCCTCCAGGCTAAAGAGCGTGGCTACGAGACTCTCTTGAGTTTTGGGAAGAAGAGCATCAGCGTGGCAGCCACAGCAGCTGTCCAGGTGGCCGCAAAA AGCCAGGGTGCCCTGGCAGGACGTTTACGCAGCTTCAGCATGCAGGACTTGCGTTCCATCCCAGAAACAGCCACAATTCATTATTCAGATCCCCTCTATCTGGAGGAACAGGAGCTGTGCCGGCGACCGATCG GGGGCAGGCTAACGGTGCAGCAGCCAGGCTCCAATAGCCATGAGGACTGCTGGTCAGACTCAGAACTGTCTGCCACTCCGAGAGGCTGCTGTGAGGACCTTGCTCTGCCTGAGCCACTGGGGAGGAGCCAGAGCCTGCGCCGGGTGACCAAGAAGCCACCAGCCAAAGAG GGTTCTACTCGGGCGGTGCGAAGTCGTTTCCAGAAGAAGGTGCCAGAGCAAGACAGCCAGGCCTCCCGGGGAGAGGCAAGGCGGGCAAACCCCTGA
- the REEP4 gene encoding receptor expression-enhancing protein 4 isoform X2 has protein sequence MVLGALKTAALRSGRRGCLALLAGAYRGWPAGLTPPFRCRLLLGTLYPAYASYKAVRNKDVREYVRWMMYWIVFALFMATETITDIFVSWFPFYYEIKMAFVVWLLSPYTRGASLLYRKFVHPTLCSKEKEIDHFILQAKERGYETLLSFGKKSISVAATAAVQSQGALAGRLRSFSMQDLRSIPETATIHYSDPLYLEEQELCRRPIGGRLTVQQPGSNSHEDCWSDSELSATPRGCCEDLALPEPLGRSQSLRRVTKKPPAKEGSTRAVRSRFQKKVPEQDSQASRGEARRANP, from the exons ATGGTCCTGGGCGCCCTGAAGACCGCGGCGCTGCGCTCCGGGCGGCGGGGCTGCCTGGCGCTGCTGGCCGGCGCGTATCGAGGCTGGCCGGCCGGCCTGACGCCGCCCTTCCGTTGCAGGCTGTTGCTGGGGACGCTCTACCCGGCCTACGCCTCCTACAAGGCCGTGAGGAACAAGGACGTCCGGGAGTAC GTGCGGTGGATGATGTACTGGATCGTCTTTGCGCTCTTCATGGCCACCGAGACCATCACAGATATCTTCGTTTCCTG GTTTCCCTTCTACTATGAGATCAAAATGGCCTTTGTGGTGTGGCTCCTGTCTCCTTACACAAGGGGGGCCAGCCTGTTGTACCGCAAGTTCGTGCACCCCACATTGTGCAGCAAAGAAAAG GAGATTGACCACTTCATCCTCCAGGCTAAAGAGCGTGGCTACGAGACTCTCTTGAGTTTTGGGAAGAAGAGCATCAGCGTGGCAGCCACAGCAGCTGTCCAG AGCCAGGGTGCCCTGGCAGGACGTTTACGCAGCTTCAGCATGCAGGACTTGCGTTCCATCCCAGAAACAGCCACAATTCATTATTCAGATCCCCTCTATCTGGAGGAACAGGAGCTGTGCCGGCGACCGATCG GGGGCAGGCTAACGGTGCAGCAGCCAGGCTCCAATAGCCATGAGGACTGCTGGTCAGACTCAGAACTGTCTGCCACTCCGAGAGGCTGCTGTGAGGACCTTGCTCTGCCTGAGCCACTGGGGAGGAGCCAGAGCCTGCGCCGGGTGACCAAGAAGCCACCAGCCAAAGAG GGTTCTACTCGGGCGGTGCGAAGTCGTTTCCAGAAGAAGGTGCCAGAGCAAGACAGCCAGGCCTCCCGGGGAGAGGCAAGGCGGGCAAACCCCTGA
- the REEP4 gene encoding receptor expression-enhancing protein 4 isoform X1, with amino-acid sequence MVLGALKTAALRSGRRGCLALLAGAYRGWPAGLTPPFRCRLLLGTLYPAYASYKAVRNKDVREYVRWMMYWIVFALFMATETITDIFVSWFPFYYEIKMAFVVWLLSPYTRGASLLYRKFVHPTLCSKEKEIDHFILQAKERGYETLLSFGKKSISVAATAAVQVAAKSQGALAGRLRSFSMQDLRSIPETATIHYSDPLYLEEQELCRRPIGGRLTVQQPGSNSHEDCWSDSELSATPRGCCEDLALPEPLGRSQSLRRVTKKPPAKEGSTRAVRSRFQKKVPEQDSQASRGEARRANP; translated from the exons ATGGTCCTGGGCGCCCTGAAGACCGCGGCGCTGCGCTCCGGGCGGCGGGGCTGCCTGGCGCTGCTGGCCGGCGCGTATCGAGGCTGGCCGGCCGGCCTGACGCCGCCCTTCCGTTGCAGGCTGTTGCTGGGGACGCTCTACCCGGCCTACGCCTCCTACAAGGCCGTGAGGAACAAGGACGTCCGGGAGTAC GTGCGGTGGATGATGTACTGGATCGTCTTTGCGCTCTTCATGGCCACCGAGACCATCACAGATATCTTCGTTTCCTG GTTTCCCTTCTACTATGAGATCAAAATGGCCTTTGTGGTGTGGCTCCTGTCTCCTTACACAAGGGGGGCCAGCCTGTTGTACCGCAAGTTCGTGCACCCCACATTGTGCAGCAAAGAAAAG GAGATTGACCACTTCATCCTCCAGGCTAAAGAGCGTGGCTACGAGACTCTCTTGAGTTTTGGGAAGAAGAGCATCAGCGTGGCAGCCACAGCAGCTGTCCAGGTGGCCGCAAAA AGCCAGGGTGCCCTGGCAGGACGTTTACGCAGCTTCAGCATGCAGGACTTGCGTTCCATCCCAGAAACAGCCACAATTCATTATTCAGATCCCCTCTATCTGGAGGAACAGGAGCTGTGCCGGCGACCGATCG GGGGCAGGCTAACGGTGCAGCAGCCAGGCTCCAATAGCCATGAGGACTGCTGGTCAGACTCAGAACTGTCTGCCACTCCGAGAGGCTGCTGTGAGGACCTTGCTCTGCCTGAGCCACTGGGGAGGAGCCAGAGCCTGCGCCGGGTGACCAAGAAGCCACCAGCCAAAGAG GGTTCTACTCGGGCGGTGCGAAGTCGTTTCCAGAAGAAGGTGCCAGAGCAAGACAGCCAGGCCTCCCGGGGAGAGGCAAGGCGGGCAAACCCCTGA